One window from the genome of Saccharomyces mikatae IFO 1815 strain IFO1815 genome assembly, chromosome: 2 encodes:
- the RPL19A gene encoding 60S ribosomal protein eL19 (similar to Saccharomyces cerevisiae RPL19B (YBL027W) and RPL19A (YBR084C-A); ancestral locus Anc_3.312): protein MANLRTQKRLAASVVGVGKRKVWLDPNETSEIAQANSRSAIRKLVKNGTIVKKAVTVHSKSRTRAHAQSKREGRHSGYGKRKGTREARLPSQVVWIRRLRVLRRLLAKYRDAGKIDKHLYHVLYKESKGNAFKHKRALVEHIIQAKADAQREKALNEEAEARRLKNRAARDRRAQRVAEKRDALLKEDA, encoded by the exons AT GGCTAACTTACGTACTCAAAAGAGACTTGCCGCTTCTGTCGTCGGTGTCGGTAAGAGAAAGGTTTGGTTAGACCCAAACGAAACCTCTGAAATTGCTCAAGCCAACTCCAGAAGTGCCATTAGAAAATTGGTTAAGAACGGTACCATCGTAAAGAAGGCCGTTACCGTCCACTCGAAATCTAGAACCAGAGCCCATGCCCAATCCAAAAGAGAAGGTCGTCACAGTGGTTATGGTAAGAGAAAGGGTACCAGAGAAGCCCGTTTGCCATCCCAAGTTGTCTGGATCAGAAGATTACGTGTCTTGAGAAGATTATTGGCCAAGTACCGTGACGCTGGAAAGATCGACAAGCACTTGTACCATGTTTTGTACAAGGAATCTAAGGGTAATGCTTTCAAGCATAAGAGAGCTTTGGTTGAACACATCATTCAAGCTAAGGCTGATGCTCAACGTGAAAAGGCTTTGAACGAAGAAGCTGAAGCTAGAAGATTGAAGAACAGAGCTGCTCGTGACAGAAGAGCTCAAAGAGTTGCTGAAAAGAGAGATGCTTTATTGAAGGAAGATGCTTAA
- the AAC3 gene encoding ADP/ATP carrier protein AAC3 (similar to Saccharomyces cerevisiae PET9 (YBL030C) and AAC3 (YBR085W); ancestral locus Anc_3.316) — MSNNGNQQESNFLVNFLMGGVSAAVAKTAASPIERVKILIQNQDEMIKQGTLEKKYSGIADCFRRTAKQEGLISFWRGNTANVIRYFPTQALNFAFKDKIKLMFGFKKEEGYGKWFAGNLASGGAAGALSLLFVYSLDFARTRLAADAKSSKKGSTRQFNGLIDVYKKTLKSDGIAGLYRGFMPSVVGIVVYRGLYFGMFDSLKPLVLTGSLDGSFLASFLLGWVVTTGASTCSYPLDTVRRRMMMTSGQAVKYNGAMDCLKKIVAAEGVSSLFKGCAANILRSVAGAGVISMYDQLQMILFGKRFK, encoded by the coding sequence ATGAGTAATAACGGTAATCAGCAAGAATCAAACTTTTTAGTCAATTTCTTGATGGGTGGTGTGAGTGCGGCAGTCGCTAAGACGGCGGCATCACCCATCGAGAGAGTCAAGATCTTGATTCAAAACCAAGATGAAATGATCAAGCAAGGCactttggaaaagaagTATTCTGGTATCGCAGATTGCTTCAGGAGAACTGCTAAGCAAGAAGGACTAATCTCCTTTTGGAGAGGAAATACTGCTAATGTTATTCGTTATTTTCCCACTCAAGCTTTGAACTTTGCTTTTAAAGATAAAATCAAACTAATGTTTGgttttaaaaaagaagaaggctATGGTAAATGGTTTGCAGGTAATCTAGCTTCTGGTGGTGCTGCCGGTGCTCTctctttattatttgtttATTCCTTAGATTTTGCGAGAACAAGACTGGCCGCTGATGCCAAGTCTTCTAAAAAGGGCAGTACGCGTCAATTCAATGGGTTAATTGATGTTTATAAAAAGACTTTAAAATCAGATGGGATTGCAGGATTATACAGAGGTTTTATGCCATCGGTAGTCGGTATTGTGGTTTATAGAGGACTATATTTCGGTATGTTCGATTCTCTCAAGCCGCTGGTACTAACTGGTTCATTAGATGGTTCATTCTTGGcttcatttttgttggGTTGGGTGGTTACAACTGGTGCTTCGACATGTTCTTACCCATTGGACACAgttagaagaagaatgatgatgacttCAGGTCAAGCGGTTAAGTATAATGGTGCTATGGATTGTCTTAAGAAGATCGTGGCAGCCGAAGGAGTGAGCTCATTATTCAAAGGCTGCGCGGCAAATATCTTGAGAAGTGTTGCAGGTGCAGGTGTTATCTCCATGTATGACCAATTGCAAATGATATTGTTTGGCAAAAGATTCAAATGA
- the SMKI02G1950 gene encoding uncharacterized protein (similar to Saccharomyces cerevisiae YBR085C-A; ancestral locus Anc_3.320), producing the protein MSSALYKQNTNFTHSTGSFLQSAPVELTTVSGYQEFLKKQEKKKNEIQTVLSEDKSHGYVLKDGEVIANIIGEAKDYLLDLAGQV; encoded by the coding sequence ATGTCGTCTGCTCTATACAAACAAAACACAAATTTTACTCATTCTACTGGTTCCTTTTTGCAAAGTGCACCTGTTGAATTGACCACAGTTAGTGGGTACCAggagtttttgaagaaacaggagaagaagaaaaatgagaTTCAGACAGTGTTAAGCGAGGATAAATCGCATGGTTATGTGCTAAAAGATGGTGAAGTCATTGCTAATATCATAGGGGAGGCTAAAGATTACCTCTTAGATTTGGCCGGTCAGGTTTGA
- the IST2 gene encoding Ist2p (similar to Saccharomyces cerevisiae IST2 (YBR086C); ancestral locus Anc_3.323) — protein MSQTITSLDPNCVIVFNNTSSANEKSLRIEFKRLNIHSVIEPGHDLKTSYAFIRIQQDDAKLLFSFLQNLDFIESIIPYHDTELSNDLHKLISKSKSKILETPKQYELYNLSNLTNNPKQALYFAFLQSYIKWLIPFSFFGLSIRFLSNFTYEFNSTYSLFTVLWTLSFAAFWLYKYEPFWSDRLSKYSSFSTVEFLCDKQKAPRNAGSVTMLKKWCFIPIALLFGTVLLSFQLYCFALEIFIKQIYNGPFVSILSFLPTILICTFTPALTIVYNKYFVEPMTKWENHNSVSSAKKSKEAKNFVIVFLSSYVPLLITLFLYLPMGHLLTTEIRVKFFNAFSMLARLPTHDSDFVIDTKRYEGQFFYFIVINQVIQFSMENFVPSLVSIVQQKINGPNPNFVKAENEISKNQLSPSDMKIWSKIKLYETDPWGATFDLDANLKKLLLQFGYLVMFSTIWPLAPFICLVVNLVVYQVDLRKAVLYSKPEYFSFPIYDKLSSVSLTKKLTVGLWNSVLVTFAILGSVITATLTYMYQNCNLPDVGVRTSIQTNKLWYLANPMNHSWTNIVLYAVFIEHVSIAAFFLFSSILRSSHDDVSNGIVPMNVINVQTSSKQESFENIPSPNFSSDNEKELIQRRRPSKESLPHEANGEQPVSDAKGFETQDIAPFQNDPSSLSSTSPSSSSSSASGADAPKSVDNNTAESSGEKPLASDNSEKRNSLVKVPTVGSYGVAGATLPETIPTSKNYYLRFDDDGKSIKDVKSSAEASNVTNINALDTKSKLLPNGNASDALRRKIDQIPKIAVTGGEGNDDSQVKDDHTTKTPVSKDVNIKPVVATSVNDVQSKASMTTEQTKRTEVSNKNGPTRSISTKETKESTRPSNNNTTINATQPHHHNHHHHNHNRDAGAKNVTNNAKTTESSSSSSATKEKPKHKKGLLHKLKKKL, from the coding sequence ATGTCGCAGACAATTACATCGTTAGATCCGAACTGTGTTATTGTATTCAACAATACTTCAAGTGCTAATGAGAAAAGTTTGCGCATTGAATTCAAACGTTTAAACATTCATTCTGTCATCGAACCCGGCCATGATTTAAAGACGAGTTATGCGTTCATTAGAATTCAACAGGATGATGCGAAGCTGcttttttcgtttttacAAAATCTGGACTTCATTGAATCGATTATACCATATCACGATACTGAGCTGTCCAATGATTTGCATAAACTGATCTCTAAAAGCAAGTCAAAAATATTAGAGACTCCAAAACAGTACGAGCTGTATAACTTATCGAATTTAACCAATAATCCGAAACAGGCCTTATATTTTGCATTCTTACAAAGCTATATAAAATGGTTGATTcctttctccttttttggGTTATCGATTAGATTTTTATCTAATTTTACATATGAGTTCAATTCCACATACTCATTGTTCACCGTTTTATGGACTCTATCGTTTGCAGCGTTTTGGCTTTACAAATATGAACCATTCTGGTCTGATAGATTGAGTAAAtactcttcattttctacCGTTGAATTTCTTTGTGATAAGCAGAAAGCCCCAAGAAATGCCGGTTCAGTAACcatgttgaaaaaatggtGTTTCATTCCCATTGCTTTGCTCTTCGGTACTGTATTACTATCGTTTCAGTTATATTGTTTCGCATTGGAGATTTTCATCAAGCAAATATACAACGGTCCATTTGTTTctattttatcatttttgcCCACTATATTAATTTGCACGTTTACTCCAGCTTTAACGATAGTTTATaacaaatattttgtaGAACCAATGACGAAATGGGAAAATCATAATAGTGTTTCGAGTGCCAAAAAATCTAAAGAAGCAAAGAACtttgttattgttttcttgtcCAGTTATGTTCCGTTATTAATTACATTATTCCTTTACCTTCCAATGGGACATTTGTTAACGACTGAAATAAGAGTCAAATTCTTTAATGCCTTCTCAATGTTGGCCCGTTTACCTACCCATGATTCTGATTTTGTTATTGATACAAAGCGTTATGAAGgccaatttttctattttattgtcatcaaTCAAGTGATTCAATTCAGCATGGAAAATTTTGTTCCAAGTCTTGTCAGTATTGTCCAACAGAAAATCAATGGACCAAATCCTAACTTTGTCAAAGCCGAGAATGAAATCAGCAAGAATCAACTAAGTCCATCCGATATGAAAATCTGGTCAAAGATTAAATTGTATGAAACAGACCCATGGGGAGCAACATTCGATCTGGATGCAAACCTTAAGAAGCTCCTTTTGCAATTTGGGTATCTCGTCATGTTTTCTACAATTTGGCCACTAGCTCCATTCATCTGTCTGGTAGTTAATTTGGTTGTTTATCAAGTCGATCTAAGAAAAGCTGTTCTTTACAGCAAACCTGaatatttctcttttccgATTTACGACAAGCTGTCCTCCGTTTCCCTAACCAAAAAATTGACGGTTGGTTTGTGGAACTCTGTCTTGGTTACTTTTGCCATCTTAGGTTCCGTCATCACCGCCACATTGACCTATATGTATCAAAATTGCAATCTACCAGATGTCGGCGTTCGTACTTCGATTCAGACGAACAAGCTTTGGTACCTCGCAAATCCAATGAATCATTCATGGACAAATATTGTATTATATGCAGTTTTTATCGAACATGTCAGTATTGCCGCTTTTTTCCTGTTCTCTAGTATTTTGAGATCTTCCCATGATGATGTTTCAAACGGCATTGTGCCAATGAATGTGATAAACGTGCAAACCTCCTCCAAACAAGAATCTTTTGAGAATATTCCTTCTCCTAATTTCAGCTCTGATAACGAGAAAGAATtaattcaaagaagaaggccTTCCAAAGAGAGTTTGCCTCATGAAGCCAACGGGGAACAGCCTGTCTCTGATGCAAAGGGCTTTGAGACACAAGATATTGCACCATTCCAAAATGATCCATCCTCTTTATCCTCTACCTCACCATCATCCTCCTCTTCGTCTGCTAGCGGAGCCGATGCACCCAAATCTGTAGACAATAATACAGCTGAATCTTCTGGTGAAAAGCCATTGGCCTCAGATAACAGCGAAAAGAGAAACTCTTTGGTGAAAGTGCCAACCGTTGGATCATATGGGGTTGCAGGCGCTACATTACCTGAAACGATCCCAACCTCTAAAAACTACTACTTGAGATTCGACGATGATGGAAAATCTATTAAGGACGTGAAATCCAGTGCAGAAGCTTCGAACGTCACCAATATCAACGCTTTAGACACTAAAAGTAAGCTTTTGCCTAATGGCAACGCCTCAGACGCACTCAGGAGAAAAATTGATCAAATACCAAAAATTGCTGTCACTGGCGGTGAAGGTAACGATGACAGCCAAGTCAAGGACGACCATACCACGAAAACCCCTGTATCAAAGGATGTGAACATCAAGCCCGTTGTCGCTACAAGTGTTAATGATGTTCAGTCTAAGGCTTCAATGACTACTGAGCAAACGAAGAGGACTGAGGTGAGTAATAAGAACGGCCCAACAAGATCAATTTCCACGAAGGAAACGAAAGAATCTACAAGACCATCGAATAACAATACCACCATTAATGCTACTCAACCCCACCACCACAATCACCACCACCACAATCACAATCGCGATGCAGGAGCAAAGAATGTCACGAACAATGCCAAGACGACTGaatcctcttcttcttcatccgcgacaaaagaaaagccaAAACACAAAAAGGGGTTATTGCATAAgctaaaaaagaaactctAA
- the RFC5 gene encoding replication factor C subunit 5 (similar to Saccharomyces cerevisiae RFC5 (YBR087W); ancestral locus Anc_3.326) yields the protein MSLWVDKYRPKSLNALSHNEELTDFLKSLSDQPRDLPHLLLYGPNGTGKKTRCMALLESIFGPGVYRLKIDVRQFVTASNRKLELNVVSSPYHLEITPSDMGNNDRIVIQELLKEVAQMEQVDFQDSKDGLAHRYKCVIINEANSLTKDAQAALRRTMEKYSKNIRLIMICDSMSPIIAPIKSRCLLIRCPAPSDSEISKILSDVVTNERIHLESNEILQRIANQSNGNLRVSLLMLESMALNNELTLKSSNSIIKPDWIIVIQKLTRKIVKERSVNSLIECRAVLYDLLAHCIPANIILKELTFSLLDVETLNIENKTSIIEYSSIFDERLSLGNKAIFHLEGFIAKVMCSLD from the coding sequence ATGTCACTGTGGGTTGATAAATACAGACCTAAGTCGTTGAACGCACTTTCGCATAATGAAGAGTTGACGGATTTCCTCAAATCTTTATCTGATCAACCTCGTGATTTGCCTCATCTTTTGCTATATGGACCAAATGGTACGGGCAAGAAAACACGCTGTATGGCGTTATTAGAATCCATATTCGGGCCAGGGGTTTATAGATTGAAAATTGATGTTAGACAATTTGTTACGGCCTCGAACAGAAAACTAGAATTAAATGTAGTTAGTTCACCATACCATTTAGAGATCACACCAAGTGATATGGGTAACAATGATAGAATTGTCATTCAAGAGCTATTGAAGGAAGTGGCTCAAATGGAACAAGTTGACTTCCAGGACTCCAAAGATGGATTGGCCCATAGATATAAATGtgttattattaatgaGGCGAACTCATTAACAAAGGACGCCCAAGCCGCTTTAAGGCGTACTATGGAAAAGTACTCTAAGAACATTAGGTTGATTATGATTTGTGATTCCATGTCGCCTATAATCGCTCCTATAAAATCACGTTGTCTATTGATTCGTTGTCCCGCACCAAGTGATAGCGAGATCTCAAAGATTTTGTCGGATGTGGTAACGAATGAAAGAATACATTTAGAATCAAATGAAATTTTGCAAAGGATTGCCAACCAGTCGAATGGTAATTTGCGAGTCTCGCTGTTGATGCTTGAGTCTATGGCATTAAACAATGAATTAACATTGAAAAGCAGTAACTCTATTATTAAGCCAGATTGGATTATCGTGATTCAGAAACTAACGAGGAAAATTGTGAAAGAGAGATCTGTTAATTCATTGATTGAATGTAGAGCTGTTCTCTACGACTTGTTAGCTCATTGCATACCGGCAAATATTATCTTAAAAGAACTGACGTTCTCATTATTGGATGTGGAAACCCTAAATATCGAGAATAAAACATCCATCATTGAATATTCAAGCATTTTTGACGAAAGACTATCACTTGGGAACAAGGCGATATTCCACTTGGAAGGGTTTATAGCAAAAGTAATGTGCTCGTTAGATTGA
- the POL30 gene encoding proliferating cell nuclear antigen (similar to Saccharomyces cerevisiae POL30 (YBR088C); ancestral locus Anc_3.332) produces the protein MLEAKFEEASLFKRIIDGFKDCVQLVNFQCKEDGIIAQAVDDSRVLLVSLEIGVEAFQEYRCDHPVTLGMDLTSLSKILRCGNNTDTLTLIADNTPDSIILLFEDTKKDRIAEYSLKLMDIDADFLKIEELQYDSTLSLPSSEFSKIVRDLSQLSDSINIMITKETIKFVADGDIGSGSVIIKPFVDMEHPETSIKLEMDQPVDLTFGAKYLLDIIKGSSLSDRVGIRLSSEAPALFQFDLKSGFLQFFLAPKFNDEE, from the coding sequence ATGTTAGAAGccaaatttgaagaagcatcccttttcaaaagaatcatTGATGGTTTTAAAGACTGTGTTCAATTGGTCAATTTCCAATGTAAGGAAGACGGTATTATAGCACAGGCTGTGGACGACTCAAGAGTTTTGTTGGTCTCTCTGGAAATAGGTGTCGAAGCCTTCCAAGAATATAGATGTGACCATCCTGTTACGCTAGGTATGGATTTAACGTCGTTAAGTAAGATACTACGTTGTGGTAACAATACCGATACATTGACATTAATTGCTGATAACACGCCAGATTCCATCATCTTATTATTCGAAGATACCAAAAAAGATCGTATAGCCGAATATTCTCTGAAATTGATGGATATCGATGCTGATTTCTTGaagattgaagaattacAATACGACTCCACTTTATCCTTACCATCGTCTGAATTCTCTAAGATTGTTCGTGATTTGTCCCAACTGAGTGATTCTATTAATATCATGATCACTAAGGAAACAATCAAATTCGTCGCAGATGGTGATATCGGTTCAGGTTCGGTCATAATAAAACCATTTGTAGATATGGAACATCCTGAAACAAGCATTAAACTTGAAATGGATCAACCTGTTGATTTGACGTTCGGTGCTAAATACCTATTGGATATCATTAAAGGTTCTTCGCTTTCTGACAGGGTCGGTATCAGATTATCCAGCGAAGCTCCTGCATTATTCCAATTCGACTTGAAGAGTGGGTTCctgcaatttttcttggctCCTAAATTTAATGATGAGGAATGA
- the NHP6B gene encoding high-mobility group nucleosome-binding protein (similar to Saccharomyces cerevisiae NHP6B (YBR089C-A) and NHP6A (YPR052C); ancestral locus Anc_3.333): protein MATTKEPKQPKEPKKRTTRRKKDPNAPKRGLSAYMFFANENRDIVRSENPDVTFGQVGRILGERWKALTAEEKQPYESKAQADKKRYESEKELYNATRA, encoded by the coding sequence ATGGCCACAACCAAGGAACCAAAGCAACCAAAGGaaccaaagaaaaggactaccagaagaaagaaggatCCTAACGCCCCCAAGAGGGGACTGTCGGCGTATATGTTCTTTGCTAACGAGAACAGAGATATTGTCCGTTCTGAGAACCCCGACGTGACTTTCGGCCAAGTGGGCAGAATATTGGGTGAGAGATGGAAGGCTTTAACAGCCGAAGAGAAGCAACCTTATGAATCCAAAGCACAAGCTGACAAAAAGAGATATGAGTCCGAAAAGGAGTTGTATAACGCTACACGTGCCTGA
- the TIM12 gene encoding Tim12p (similar to Saccharomyces cerevisiae TIM12 (YBR091C); ancestral locus Anc_3.334): MSLFLNALKGNQEVSQEKLDVAGVQFDAMCSTFNTILRTCLEKCIPHEGFGEPDLTKGEQCCIDRCVAKMHYSNRLIGAFVQTRGFGPENQLRHYSRFLPKEVAEESKN; this comes from the coding sequence ATGTCCTTATTTTTAAACGCTCTAAAGGGCAACCAGGAAGTGTCCCAGGAGAAGCTAGATGTGGCAGGCGTGCAATTCGACGCGATGTGCTCTACTTTTAACACTATTCTTAGAACATGTCTTGAGAAGTGTATTCCACATGAGGGGTTCGGTGAGCCTGACCTCACGAAGGGGGAACAGTGTTGCATAGACAGATGTGTGGCGAAGATGCACTACAGCAACCGTCTTATCGGTGCATTTGTACAGACACGAGGGTTTGGACCAGAGAATCAACTACGACATTATTCACGATTTTTGCCAAAGGAGGTGGCCGAAGAGTCCAAGAATTAG
- the SMKI02G2020 gene encoding histidine phosphatase family protein produces the protein MFKSVVYSVLAASLVNAGTIPLGKMADIAKIGTQEDIIPFLGGSGPYFSFPGDYGISRDLPEGCEMKQLHMFARHGERYPTFSKGATLLKTWYKLSNYTGTYNGSLSFLNDDYEFFIRHHDDLEMETTLANSDDVLNPYTGEMDSKRHAREFLAQYGYMLENKTSFPVFAASSERVHDTAQYFIDGLGDQFNISLQTVSEAMSAGANTLSAANSCPAWDGDAFDDILSQYDTTYLDDIAKRLNKENKGLNLTSTDSDNLFAWCAYELNARGYSDVCDIFTKDELVRYSYGQDLVSFYQDGPGYDMIKSVGANLFNATLKLMKQSEMHDLKVWMNFLHDCDILNYLTTVGIIDDKNTLTADHVSFMNNTYRKSWYVPQGARFYTEKFQCSNDTYVRYVINDAVVPLESCSTGPGFSCEINDFYDYAEKRVAGTDFLKVCNVSSVSNVTELTFYWDWNTTHYNDTLLKQ, from the coding sequence ATGTTCAAGTCTGTTGTTTATTCAGTTTTAGCCGCTTCTTTGGTTAATGCAGGCACAATCCCTCTAGGTAAGATGGCCGACATTGCCAAGATTGGTACACAAGAAGATATCATTCCCTTCTTGGGCGGTTCTGGGCcatatttctctttcccTGGAGACTACGGTATTTCTCGTGATTTGCCTGAAGGTTGTGAGATGAAACAACTACATATGTTTGCTAGACATGGTGAAAGATATCCTACTTTCAGCAAAGGTGCAACGCTCTTGAAAACCTGGTACAAGTTATCCAATTATACTGGTACATACAATGGCtcattgtcatttttgaacGACGATTATGAGTTTTTTATTCGTCATCATGATGACTTGGAAATGGAAACCACACTTGCCAATTCTGATGACGTTTTGAATCCATACACTGGTGAAATGGATTCCAAGAGACATGCTCGTGAATTTTTGGCACAATACGGTTACATGttggaaaacaaaactaGCTTCCCAGTGTTTGCCGCCAGTTCTGAAAGAGTTCATGATACCGCTCAATATTTCATTGACGGTTTAGGTGACCAATTCAATATTTCCTTGCAGACTGTTAGTGAAGCTATGTCTGCTGGTGCCAACACTTTGAGTGCCGCTAATTCTTGTCCGGCTTGGGATGGAGATGCTTTCGATGATATTTTGAGTCAGTACGATACTACATACTTGGATGATATTGCCAAGAGATTaaacaaggaaaacaaGGGTTTGAATTTGACCTCAACTGATTCCGACAACTTGTTTGCATGGTGTGCATACGAATTAAATGCCAGGGGCTACAGTGATGTCTGTGATATCTTTACCAAAGATGAATTGGTCCGTTATTCCTATGGCCAAGACTTGGTCTCCTTCTACCAGGATGGTCCAGGTTATGATATGATCAAATCTGTCGGTGCCAACTTGTTCAATGCTACTTTAAAGTTGATGAAACAAAGCGAAATGCATGATTTAAAGGTCTGGATGAATTTCCTCCACGATTGTGATATTTTAAACTACTTGACCACCGTAGGAATCATCGATGACAAAAATACTTTGACTGCAGACCACGTTTCATTCATGAACAACACCTACCGCAAGTCTTGGTATGTTCCTCAAGGTGCCCGTTTCTACACTGAAAAGTTCCAATGTTCCAATGACACCTATGTCAGATACGTCATCAACGACGCTGTCGTGCCACTCGAATCCTGTTCCACTGGTCCAGGTTTCTCTTGTGAAATAAATGACTTCTACGACTACGCTGAAAAGAGAGTGGCTGGCACTGATTTCCTAAAGGTCTGTAACGTCAGCAGTGTCAGTAACGTCACTGAATTAACATTCTACTGGGATTGGAACACCACCCATTACAATGATACTCTACTAAAGCAATAG
- the SMKI02G2030 gene encoding histidine phosphatase family protein: protein MFKSVVYSVLAASLVNAGTIPLGKMADIAKIGTQEDIFPFLGGAGPYFSFPGDYGISRDLPEGCEMKQLQMIGRHGERYPTTSKAKSISKTWYKLSNYTRQFNGTLSFLNDDYEFFIRDANDLEMETTLDNSVDVLNPYTGEMNAKRHAREFLAQYGYMLENKTSFPVFASSSERVHDTAQYFIDGLGDQFNISLQTVSEDESAGANTLSAGYACPAWDEDANDDILEKYDTTYLDDIAKRLNKENKGLNLTSTDANTLFAWCAYELNARGYSDVCDIFTKDELVRYSYGQDLVSFYQDGPGYDMIKSVGANLFNASLKLMKQSEVQDNKVWLSFTHDTDILNYLTTIGIVDDKNNLTAEYVPFMGNTFHKSWYIPQGARVYTEKFQCSNDTYVRYVINDAVVPLESCSTGPGFSCEIKDFYDYAEKRVAGTDFLKVCNVSSVSNVTELTFYWDWNTTHYNGTLLKQ from the coding sequence ATGTTCAAGTCTGTTGTTTATTCAGTTTTAGCCGCTTCTTTGGTTAATGCAGGCACAATCCCTCTAGGTAAGATGGCCGACATTGCCAAGATTGGTACACAAGAAGATATCTTCCCATTCTTGGGTGGTGCCGGTCcatatttctctttcccTGGAGATTACGGTATTTCTCGTGATTTGCCTGAAGGTTGTGAGATGAAACAATTGCAGATGATTGGTAGACATGGTGAAAGATACCCCACTACTAGTAAGGCTAAGTCTATCTCTAAAACATGGTATAAGCTAAGTAACTATACCCGCCAATTCAACGGCACGCTCtcatttttgaatgatgACTACGAATTTTTCATTCGTGACGCTAACGATTTGGAAATGGAAACTACTCTTGACAACTCAGTCGATGTTTTGAACCCATACACTGGTGAGATGAATGCCAAGAGACATGCTCGTGAATTTTTGGCACAATACGGTTACATGttggaaaacaaaactaGCTTCCCAGTGTTTGCCTCCAGTTCTGAGAGAGTTCATGATACCGCTCAATATTTCATTGACGGTTTAGGTGACCAATTCAACATCTCCTTACAAACTGTTAGTGAAGATGAATCTGCTGGTGCCAACACTTTGAGTGCTGGTTATGCATGCCCTGCTTGGGATGAAGACGCCAACGATGacattttggaaaagtatGATACCACATATTTGGACGACATTGCCAAGAGATTaaacaaggaaaacaaGGGTTTGAACTTGACCTCAACTGATGCTAACACTTTGTTTGCATGGTGTGCATACGAATTAAATGCCAGAGGTTACAGTGATGTCTGTGATATCTTTACCAAAGATGAATTGGTCCGTTATTCCTATGGCCAAGACTTGGTCTCCTTCTACCAGGATGGTCCAGGTTATGATATGATCAAATCTGTTGGTGCCAACTTGTTCAATGCTTCTTTGAAGTTGATGAAACAAAGCGAAGTCCAAGACAACAAGGTTTGGTTGAGTTTTACCCATGACACCGATATTTTGAACTATTTAACTACGATAGGTATTGTTGACGACAAGAACAATTTGACCGCTGAGTACGTTCCATTCATGGGCAACACTTTCCATAAGTCCTGGTACATTCCTCAAGGTGCCCGTGTTTACACTGAAAAGTTCCAATGTTCCAATGACACCTATGTCAGATACGTCATCAACGACGCTGTCGTGCCACTCGAATCCTGCTCCACTGGTCCAGGTTTCTCTTGTGAAATAAAGGACTTCTACGACTACGCTGAAAAGAGAGTGGCCGGTACTGATTTCCTAAAGGTCTGTAACGTCAGCAGTGTCAGTAACGTCACTGAATTAACATTCTACTGGGACTGGAACACCACCCATTACAATGGTACTCTACTAAAGCAATAG